A segment of the Myotis daubentonii chromosome 6, mMyoDau2.1, whole genome shotgun sequence genome:
CTTTCTCTGTAAAAgtcaaatagtaaatattttagaatttacaAGCCAGATGGTCTCTGTCACCAGTATTCATACCACCTTTCAGCTCTGCCTTGTAGCATAGAATCAACCACAGACAGCCTGTAAATGAGCGGGCGTCGCTGTGTCCCAGCGCATCTTGGTATGTAGAAGCAGGCTGGCCAGATCTGACCTGtgggccacagtttgctgactcctgacATTGGGGATGAAGTCACTTGATCATAAGTATTTATTTTGATGCGTAATTACAATTAAAGCATAAATGTAATTATGATTTAGAATATATTGAGCTGAGAAATTTAGTCCCAAGGGGGTTTAGATATAAATTCTTACCAGGATACTGAGCTGTTAGACCACAATAGGTGGCCACATTAACAAAAAGGACATGCTTGCCCACATACTGCTTGAATGAAATGTGTTCCTTCCCATCAAGAGTGAGGGCGTCATATTCATAGATGGTGCCTTTCACATCTTTGTAGCAATCCATCTGGAAGATTTAAAAATGATGACATAAATAACAATAATTCCTAACATCTGTGTAATCTTTCATTGCACTCAATGGAGAATACATGTATTAGCTGAAACCCAGGACACAAACATACAGAGTTGTATGAGAAGTCAGTGACAAGACTGAAAGTTCTTGTGACTTGAaagccaacttttttttttttttgagcaaaaGACAGTCAAATCTCTTTTCATGTTGTCCTGAAAGAAGCTAGATACCACGAGATGCTTGGATGAATGGAAATGACCAGAGAATCATGAGCTGGGATGAGCGGGCCTGGCATGTAGGGCCagagagagaagcacattgaCTTTCATGTTTCTGTGAGAATAAGGCTACGTCAtagctctaggccaggggtccccaaactttttaaacagggggccagttcactgtccctcagaccgttggagggccgcactatagtttaaaaaaaaaactatgaacaaattcctatgcacactgcacatatcttattttgaagtaaaaaaaacaaaacgggaacaaatacaatatttgtatttgcatgtggcccgcgggccgtagtttgaggacccctgctctagagcagcagttctcaacctgtgggtcatgacccctttgggggttgaaccaccctttcacaggggttgcctaagaccatcggaaaacacacatataattacatattgtttttgtgattaatcactatgctttaattatttcaatttgtaacaatgaaaatacatcctgcatatcagatatttacattatgattcataacagtagcaaaattacagttatgaagtagcaacgaaaataattttatggttgggggtcaccacaacatggggaactgttattaaagggttgtggcattaggaaggttgagaaccactgctctagagtgaaGATATCCTGCCTTGATTCTCTCAACATAGGAAAGGTTTTCATTGCTTCAGTACTTAACAATGGTTTGGTTCCTTCTGTTACTGTCCCCATGCCGTCTGACTTCTCACCATGCCCATTAGCATGGTGGAGTGCGAAAAGCACTGGCTCTTTGATTTGTGGAATCAGAAGTCAGCTCTACTCTCAATTCCTTTGTGAACCTTGGCAGTTCTCATCCTTGACCCTCAGTTCCCACCATGGGGAAAGAAGACATTCATCTAGATTACTATCAGACCCTCAAGGGGCTTTCCAGGTTTAACATTCTAGAATCTAATGTTATCTCTACCTTGAATAATTTTCCCTCTCATGTCACTCTCTTATTCATATGACGATCTTACAAGCCAATACTATAAAAACTCCAACTTTTTGTAGTTCCTTAGAAAGAAGATGAAGAGTTCACTAAAATATGTCTGGCTAGCAGTACCCACCACACTACACACTTCGCTCCTCACCTCACTTGCTGTCATCATCAGCTCCATCTGtcctgtttctctccaaatctcCTGAACATATTTCTTCAGAGTTCTGCACATCAGAAATAAGTTCTACATGAAATCATCATTGCCTGTTCTTAAGTTAAATTCCTCAACAAGGCAGATCTTCTCATTTCTCCTGTCTCTGTCAATGCAAGTCCATGCAGTACCCAAAGTATACTGAGGGGAAGTTGCTACAAATTGCTCACAGGATATAGGAAGTATAAAATAGGAAGTATGAAAAGGAAACCACCAAACCACATGGTGAGAAAAAGGCAGAGGGTAACTGAAAGGGGAGAAAACTGTGATAAGAAAGATACAGACttaaattaagaataaattaGATTTCCTGGAAATGCAATGGATTAGAAAAGATTTTAGCCAAACACCATCTTCCTCACCTAAAGAAGGAGTGATGCAGCACAAAACAGAACCTAACATTCCCAACTGTATATGCCCATTGCTTCCATCACCAGCACACCAGGTTGTCACTACGCAGTCATTCCTCCTGGAAGAGAGGTGTTTTCTCTGTGCAGGTTTTTATAATTTTCCCTAAATGCATGCACATGTACATGCACTAGCAAAACAGACATGCATGAGGAaatctaatttaataaaagagaaacatgcaaattgaccatacctttgctatgcccaagccatgcctacaagccaatcagagtgactatatgcaaattaactcaacaaagatggcggctggcagccacggagctggagcaagcaggaggcttggttgccccggcatggaggaagccaagcttcccacctgccctggctggctctgagctccactcaaggcaacaaagtttcaattatagaagataaataaaccccagatacctgcttccagccagcctccactgggaatttgggtggctgggggccatggccagccacaaatagccatcagcccctcacccaggctggctaggcaccccagcggggacccccatcctgaaggggctgtggccagcctgaaaatggctctcagcccctcacccaggctggccacaccttcatggggtgaggttccccgctgggggccttggccagcctgcaaacagccatcagctcctcacccaggctggccaggcaccccagaaagACCCTCCTCCCTGAatggggtgtggccagactgaaaacggccctcagcccctcaaccaggctggccaggcacttcagcagggacccccaccctgaaggaggttttgccagtctgaaaacagccattagcccctcacccaggctggccaggcacgccagcgggacacccaccctgatctgggacacccttcagggcaaaccagccagcccccacccttgcaccaggcctctataataataaaagggcaatatgcaaattgaccctaacagcagaatgactggtcactatgacacacactgaccaccagggctagacactcaatgcaggagctgccccctggtggtcagtgcactcccacagcgggacctctgctcagccacaagccaggctgatggctgccagtacagcggtggttgtgggagcctctcccacctcctcagcagtgctaaggatgtctgactgcagcttaggtctgctccctgccgGCAAGTGGttattccctgagggctcccgggctgccccagggatgtctgactgccagcttaggcccaatgccctggggagtgggcctaagccagcaggtggccatcctccgaggggtcccagactgcgagaaggcacaggctgggctgagggacccccctgagtgcacaaatttttgtgcactgggcctctagtctatatatataaaaagacagCCACCAGAATGCTATAACAACctgaatgaccggtcactatgatgtccACTGGGGCCAGCGAACCTCCCACGGCCCTTTcctccagctggccccacccctgatcagcccaccccaccacaatcagccatcagtccctccccctggctggccccaacctgattgccccccaatagggggcggggcctgccagccaacctcctgaagcccctccccctacCGGCCTCGCCCCCAATGGgtcccccccaccctgatcaacaCCGCCCCTGatcaacccccctccccaatagGGGTCAGACTGGCTGGCTAATCTccttcagcccctccccacagctggcctggccctgattgagCCATAATCAGGGTGGGCCCActgaccaacctcctgccatctccttctCTCAATAGGCCTAGCCCCAATctgccaattggggccaggccagccggaccccacctgtgcatgaatttgtgcactgggcctctagtactatatgaAAACATTAATTTCTATTTCCATGTTGCGTGGTTCCAagctaaacatttaaaataatttggcacccccctcccccactttgaAAATTACTAAAAAGCATGTTGGCTACTAGGATGTGGGGACTTAGAGAAACTCTAGACTTGAAGATGCCTTTTAGTCTAGCTTACTCCTGATATTCACGGCAGTCCATATCTAGCAGAAGCTAGAAGAGGTGAAACGATTTGCCCAAAGCCAAGAGTGGTAACAACCATGCAACTGAGAATTCATTTGCCCCTAACTTCATGATTCCCTTTTGCTCAAAGTTATCTAATTCACACCTAGTTCATTGCTATTCTTTCTTCAACCACCCCATCATGGCCATACAtgtgttttttgtatttttaaaaagattacatcTCACCAAAGGCTCTGATGATGCTTAGAGTTTTTAGGAATatagcatttattattattattattatttttaatcctcacctgaggatatgcttattgtttttagagagaagggaagggaaagagagagacaaaaacatctaTGTGGGAGAGAACATCCATActgtggatcaaacctgcaacattttAGTATgcagaacaatgctccaacccactgagcaacactggccagaacTACCATGCACACATTTATTCAACAAGGCAACAGCCATGAACTGGAATTAGAACTGAAGCTGGAATCCAAGGCTCCTGGTTCTAAATCCTCCTGTTATTCTTCCCACATGTTTCATGTTTCTCTGACTGATAGGGGAAGGGCATGTAACAGGAATAGAGTCACAGCTATTTAATGATGATTCCCCTGACTACAGAAAAGAGGTTTTCTTACCGACactgggaaactggaggatgtgttgcaagaagaaaaacaggctgtaaaaagaaatacactttaaaagcagaccaaggacaggacacaCTTTGATTTAGTTGCTGTGCCTGTACCCTGACAGCTCCAGGAGTTTGCCTCAGGAACGCTGAGCATCCCAGAACAGGCTGAGCTGTTTGCAATCATAGATTAGCCACCTTGTCAttggactttgagctcctgaaggccggGCTACAGGCTGTCCCTTGCCCTTTCCCTGTTAAACTCACAGCTCAAAGCTGCATGTAGCTTTCTCCCTCACCTGTATGTAGTCAGCCaactggctgggaggcaggggtcaGAGCAGAATTTTCAGGGTGACCAACTGCTCTCCCATgcaatcctcctatctaataaaagacaaaaagggtaattgaccgtaccttcactatgcttcccactggctaatcagggtgatatgcaaattagccacaaaccaagatggcagccggcagccacatagctgaagcgagcaggaggcttgcttgctccagtggcTCCCCGCCTGccaccgcccagctctgagctctgtaagcaacaaagtttcaattatagaagctaaacaaaccccagatacctgttttcagcaggccgtggcctcagagctggagctggctctcagctccagtgacggcaacaaagtttcaattatagaaggtaaataaatcccaaaataaaaaaaagaaaaaagaaaaaaggagaggctgggagcttcagttgctggccagactgaaaacggccctcagtccctcatccagactggccagacacctcaggggggacccccaccctaaagcgggtgtggccagctgcaaacggccatcagcccctcacccaggctggccaggcacccaagcgggactcccaccctgatcttggacacccttcagggaaaaccagctggcccccacccgtgcaccaggcttctatcctacatagtaaaagggtaatatgcaaactgaccctaacagcagaaagactgggaatgactggtcactatgacacacactgaccaccagggggcagatgctcaatgcatgagctgccccctggtggtcagtgcgctcccacagggggaactcttctcagccacaagccaggctgatggctgccagtacagtggtggtggtgggagcctctcctgcctcctcagcagcactaaggatgtctgactgcagcttaggtctgttccccgctggcaagtggacatcccccgagggcttccaggctgccagagggatgtctgattgccatcttaggcccaatgccccggggagcaggccttagccagcaggtggtcatcccccgaggggtcccagactgcgagaaggcacaggctgggctgaagccccccccaccccccctgccggggtgcacaaatttttgtgtaccgggcctctagtattggaataaatgtttATACATGATTCAACTTTGTCTCTGCTgaatttggctcaagtagtgacaggcggcTGGGATCCATTGTGTTTGGTAACATGATGACTCTGACTTTATCCATCCCTAAAAGCTTCcacatgatttttttcctccttacgATTTTGCTGCTTAGCTCAGTGTGAGATAACTCAACACAGTCCCTCATCCAAACTCTTGCCCCCATCCACTCTGATGTCCGTTGCTCTTCCATGCCTCAGACCCAGCTCTGAGGAGACACTgagtgggctggagggagacGCAGGCAGCCTCTACctaggaaggaggggagagaggaccaTAGGAAGGAGGCTCTTTTTTGGCTACCCATATTCCATTCAAGGAACATTCGTTTCTAGATTTGAAGAGATtcaaagaga
Coding sequences within it:
- the LOC132236589 gene encoding epididymal secretory glutathione peroxidase isoform X2, whose amino-acid sequence is MTAQLRASYLFPLLLAGFVQTNPKLEKMKMDCYKDVKGTIYEYDALTLDGKEHISFKQYVGKHVLFVNVATYCGLTAQYPGMSVQGEDMYLISSFLRKVM